Proteins encoded together in one Variovorax paradoxus window:
- a CDS encoding PDR/VanB family oxidoreductase codes for MTAPTATLQLRVAEARELNPLIRMLRLRAEDGRPLPGFAAGAHIRVQVKLPDGKTDWRHYSLINFATTRNATNAPTEYVIAVRKEAEGRGGSRFMHEQLKEGDTLAIEAPKNDFPLHTGPGGSVLVAGGIGVTPLATMAARRRAEEAPVRMHYAGRSRDLMAFLPELQALLGDDLRVHADAEAGAPLDIDALLDDVPAGDRLYVCGPKVMLDAVLARTQARGWVHDRVHFELFTEPVAEEGDQPFEVELAQSGQRFTVAADQSILDCLIDNGCDPMFDCKRGECGVCAVPVLEGEIDHRDYVLTAREKAEGNVMQICISRAKGVRLVLDM; via the coding sequence ATGACCGCACCCACCGCCACGCTCCAGCTTCGCGTTGCCGAAGCGCGCGAACTCAATCCGCTCATCCGCATGCTGCGGCTGCGCGCGGAAGACGGCCGTCCGCTGCCCGGCTTTGCCGCCGGTGCACACATCCGCGTTCAGGTGAAGCTGCCCGATGGCAAGACCGACTGGCGCCACTATTCGCTGATCAACTTCGCGACGACGCGCAATGCGACGAACGCCCCCACGGAGTATGTGATCGCGGTGCGCAAGGAAGCCGAAGGCCGCGGTGGTTCGCGCTTCATGCACGAGCAGCTGAAAGAGGGCGACACCCTGGCCATCGAAGCGCCGAAGAACGACTTTCCGCTGCACACAGGTCCCGGCGGCTCGGTGCTGGTGGCGGGCGGCATCGGCGTGACGCCGCTGGCCACCATGGCCGCGCGCCGCCGCGCCGAAGAGGCGCCGGTGCGCATGCACTACGCCGGCCGCAGCCGCGACCTGATGGCCTTCCTGCCCGAGCTCCAGGCGCTGCTCGGCGACGACCTGCGCGTGCATGCCGATGCCGAAGCCGGCGCACCGCTCGATATCGATGCGCTGCTCGACGACGTGCCGGCCGGCGACCGCCTCTACGTCTGCGGCCCCAAGGTCATGCTCGACGCCGTGCTGGCCCGCACCCAGGCGCGCGGCTGGGTGCATGACCGCGTGCACTTCGAACTCTTTACGGAGCCGGTCGCGGAAGAGGGCGACCAGCCCTTCGAGGTGGAACTCGCCCAATCGGGCCAGCGCTTCACCGTCGCGGCCGACCAGAGCATTCTCGATTGCCTCATCGACAACGGCTGCGACCCGATGTTCGACTGCAAGCGCGGCGAATGCGGCGTGTGCGCCGTGCCAGTGCTCGAAGGCGAGATCGACCACCGCGACTACGTGCTCACGGCCCGCGAGAAGGCCGAGGGCAACGTCATGCAGATCTGCATCTCGCGCGCCAAGGGTGTGCGCCTGGTGCTCGACATGTGA
- a CDS encoding cyclase family protein yields the protein MTTTTELMSAAEILGGLVTAMASGRIRVIDLTQTLTPEFPQIALPPEMGQCWPFRIEEVSKYDERGPAWYWNNFSCGEHTGTHFDAPIHWISGRDLPNNSVDTIPVQHFVAPACVIDCSADVQTNDDYLLSVADIERYEAAHGRIPKGAWVLMRTDWSKRSDPEAYQNFDETGQHTPGPSTEAVRFLVEQRDVLGFGSEAIGTDAGQGYHLRPPYPCHYYMHGAGRYGLQCLSNLDLLPPSGAVLICPPLKIEKGSGSPLRVLALVGAHA from the coding sequence ATGACAACCACCACCGAACTGATGTCCGCCGCCGAAATCCTCGGCGGCCTGGTGACCGCCATGGCGAGCGGCCGCATCCGCGTGATCGACCTCACGCAGACGCTCACACCCGAGTTCCCGCAGATCGCATTGCCGCCTGAGATGGGCCAATGCTGGCCCTTCCGCATCGAGGAAGTGTCGAAGTACGACGAGCGCGGCCCGGCCTGGTACTGGAACAACTTTTCGTGCGGCGAGCACACCGGCACCCACTTCGATGCGCCGATCCACTGGATCTCGGGCCGCGACCTGCCGAACAACTCGGTCGACACCATTCCCGTGCAGCACTTCGTGGCGCCGGCCTGCGTGATCGACTGCTCGGCCGACGTGCAGACCAACGACGACTACCTGCTGAGCGTGGCCGACATCGAGCGCTACGAGGCCGCGCACGGCCGCATTCCCAAAGGTGCCTGGGTGCTGATGCGCACCGACTGGTCCAAGCGCAGCGACCCCGAGGCGTATCAGAACTTCGACGAGACCGGCCAGCACACGCCCGGCCCGAGCACCGAGGCCGTGCGCTTCCTGGTGGAGCAGCGCGACGTGCTGGGCTTCGGCTCCGAGGCCATCGGCACCGATGCCGGGCAGGGCTATCACTTGCGCCCGCCGTATCCGTGCCACTACTACATGCACGGCGCGGGGCGCTACGGCCTGCAGTGCCTGAGCAACCTCGACCTGCTGCCGCCATCGGGTGCGGTGCTGATCTGCCCGCCGCTCAAG
- a CDS encoding AMP-binding protein gives MQDSTVFATVHQVFAATAKRTPQAEFLFTESVTAAAYGIPAGAIRWGEAAAEVERLRTAYANAGYGHGHRVGLLLENRPAFLFHWFALNALGVSVVPINAEMRSAELVYLIGHSEIGLAVTLPERANDLRTAAAQAGVPFETMGPEDAVPSAKVAAPRSHEPIGAGTECGLLYTSGTTGRPKGCILSNAYFLRAGEWYAALDGVCSIRPDAERVITPLPLNHMNAMAFSTMVVLVAGGCLVQLDRFHPRTWLASARESGATIVHYLGVMPAMLLSAPRSAADRDHAIRWGFGAGVDRKNHAPFEERFGFPLVEAWAMTETGAAACIMANREPRLVGTSCFGRQENFVQIRLVGEDGSDVGTDAPGELLVRSAGDDPKRYFFSGYLKDDEATREAWADGWFHTGDLVRRDAEGNFFFVDRKKNVIRRSGENISAVEVESVLNQHPAVKTSAVAATPDAVRGDEVLACIVMREGADAAQREQIAASIVQHALAQLAYYKAPGYVAFVDALPLTPSQKIQRGQLREMAQSLPGQGHCIDTRSMKKRQVGQA, from the coding sequence ATGCAAGACTCCACCGTTTTCGCCACCGTCCATCAAGTCTTTGCGGCAACTGCCAAGCGCACGCCGCAGGCCGAGTTCTTGTTCACCGAGTCGGTGACCGCTGCCGCCTACGGCATTCCGGCCGGTGCCATCCGCTGGGGCGAGGCAGCCGCCGAGGTCGAGCGGCTTCGCACTGCCTACGCGAACGCCGGCTACGGCCATGGCCACCGCGTCGGCCTGCTGCTGGAGAACCGGCCCGCGTTTCTCTTCCACTGGTTCGCGCTCAACGCGCTGGGCGTGAGCGTGGTGCCGATCAATGCAGAGATGCGGTCGGCGGAACTGGTGTACCTGATCGGCCACAGCGAAATCGGCCTGGCGGTGACGCTGCCTGAGCGCGCGAATGATCTGCGCACAGCCGCTGCGCAAGCCGGCGTGCCCTTCGAGACCATGGGACCCGAAGACGCGGTGCCGAGCGCCAAGGTCGCCGCGCCGCGGTCGCACGAACCCATCGGCGCCGGCACCGAATGCGGCCTGCTCTACACGTCAGGCACAACTGGCCGACCCAAGGGTTGCATCCTGAGCAACGCCTACTTCCTCCGTGCGGGCGAGTGGTACGCGGCGCTCGATGGCGTCTGCAGCATCCGGCCCGATGCCGAGCGCGTCATCACCCCATTGCCGCTCAACCACATGAACGCGATGGCGTTCTCCACCATGGTGGTGCTGGTGGCAGGCGGCTGCCTGGTGCAGCTCGACCGGTTTCACCCGAGGACATGGCTTGCAAGCGCTCGCGAGAGCGGCGCGACCATCGTTCACTACCTGGGCGTGATGCCTGCGATGCTGCTGTCGGCCCCGCGATCTGCCGCAGACCGCGACCATGCGATCCGCTGGGGCTTCGGCGCCGGTGTGGACCGAAAGAACCACGCACCCTTCGAGGAGCGCTTCGGCTTTCCGCTGGTGGAGGCGTGGGCCATGACCGAGACCGGCGCGGCCGCCTGCATCATGGCCAACCGCGAGCCGCGCTTGGTGGGCACGAGCTGCTTCGGCCGGCAGGAAAACTTCGTGCAGATCCGCCTCGTGGGCGAGGACGGCAGCGACGTCGGTACCGACGCTCCGGGTGAACTGCTCGTGCGCTCGGCCGGAGACGACCCGAAACGCTACTTCTTCTCCGGCTACCTGAAAGACGACGAGGCCACGCGCGAAGCCTGGGCGGACGGCTGGTTCCACACCGGTGACCTCGTGCGCCGCGACGCCGAAGGAAACTTCTTCTTCGTCGACCGCAAGAAGAACGTGATCCGCCGCAGCGGCGAGAACATCTCCGCCGTCGAGGTCGAGAGCGTGCTCAACCAGCATCCGGCGGTGAAGACCTCCGCCGTGGCCGCAACGCCCGATGCGGTGCGCGGCGACGAGGTGCTGGCTTGCATCGTGATGCGCGAGGGCGCCGATGCCGCGCAGCGCGAGCAGATCGCCGCGAGCATCGTGCAGCACGCGCTCGCGCAGCTGGCCTACTACAAGGCGCCGGGCTACGTCGCCTTCGTCGACGCGCTGCCGCTCACGCCGTCGCAGAAGATCCAGCGCGGGCAGTTGCGAGAGATGGCGCAGTCGCTGCCGGGGCAGGGCCACTGCATCGACACCCGCTCGATGAAGAAAAGACAAGTGGGGCAGGCATGA
- a CDS encoding SDR family NAD(P)-dependent oxidoreductase, translating into MTMPLMRPPRKNPVLRTRQMNLPPGARGRVALGLTAAAAEGRFELQTCEDCGTVQYPPREVCHKCLSAALRWRTQSGEGELLGSTTLHHSNDLFFRERLPWRLGLVHLDAGPTLMVHLHGEVGDAPQRVRVGARLDRAGQAVLIGFPNEGSPHMADDKMLREMTSDPKFRKVLVTDGKTETGQAIVRALVKAGADIVWVGHAEPWKKVGDGLDDISALPQVTLVPLDLTNGRQVTELAGSIGGKVDIVINNAEVHRTFGIGARRGTDVAKAEMDINYFGLLRLAQEFGPALKGRSADGATGATAWVNLLSIYALSNFPPHGTFSASKAAAHSLAQCLRAEMRPAGIRVINVFPGPIDDEWNQHTPPPKLAPTALANAIVKALRDGVEDVYPGDVAQEWLERWRDNPKVLERELAAGG; encoded by the coding sequence ATGACGATGCCTTTGATGCGCCCCCCGCGCAAGAACCCGGTGCTGCGCACACGGCAGATGAACCTGCCGCCCGGCGCGCGCGGCCGCGTGGCGCTCGGCCTCACGGCGGCCGCAGCCGAAGGCCGCTTCGAGCTGCAGACCTGCGAAGACTGCGGCACCGTGCAGTACCCGCCGCGCGAGGTCTGCCACAAGTGCCTCTCCGCCGCGCTGCGCTGGCGCACGCAGAGCGGCGAGGGCGAACTGCTCGGCAGCACCACGCTGCACCACAGCAACGACCTGTTCTTCCGCGAGCGGTTGCCCTGGCGGCTGGGCCTGGTGCACCTGGATGCCGGCCCGACGCTCATGGTCCACCTGCATGGGGAGGTCGGCGATGCGCCCCAGCGCGTCCGTGTCGGCGCCCGGCTCGACCGCGCAGGCCAGGCCGTTCTCATTGGTTTTCCGAATGAAGGGAGTCCCCACATGGCCGACGACAAGATGCTGCGCGAGATGACCAGCGACCCGAAGTTCCGCAAGGTGCTGGTGACCGACGGCAAGACCGAAACCGGCCAGGCCATCGTGCGTGCGCTGGTGAAGGCCGGTGCCGACATCGTCTGGGTCGGCCACGCCGAGCCGTGGAAAAAGGTGGGCGACGGGCTCGACGACATCTCGGCTCTGCCGCAGGTCACGCTCGTGCCGCTCGACCTCACCAACGGCCGCCAGGTGACCGAGCTTGCAGGCTCCATCGGCGGCAAGGTCGACATCGTGATCAACAACGCCGAGGTGCACCGCACCTTCGGCATCGGCGCGCGCCGCGGCACCGATGTGGCCAAGGCCGAGATGGACATCAACTACTTCGGCCTGCTGCGCCTCGCGCAAGAGTTCGGCCCTGCGCTCAAGGGCCGCTCGGCCGACGGTGCAACGGGCGCGACCGCATGGGTCAACCTGCTGTCGATCTACGCGCTCAGCAACTTCCCGCCGCACGGCACCTTCAGCGCCTCGAAGGCTGCGGCGCACTCGCTTGCGCAGTGCCTGCGCGCAGAGATGCGCCCCGCCGGCATCCGCGTGATCAACGTGTTCCCCGGCCCCATCGACGACGAATGGAACCAGCACACCCCGCCGCCCAAGCTGGCGCCCACCGCGCTGGCCAACGCCATCGTCAAGGCGCTGCGCGATGGGGTCGAAGACGTGTACCCCGGCGACGTGGCACAGGAGTGGCTGGAGCGCTGGCGCGACAACCCCAAGGTGCTCGAACGCGAACTCGCGGCGGGCGGCTGA
- a CDS encoding thiolase family protein has product MTRQRLSYEGVAVAVPITVPYVRYSTRTAHWFIGQAIEALVESSGVAKEQIDGLCLSSFSLAPDTAVGVTQHLGLSPRWLDHVPTGGASGVMCLRRAARAVQAGDADIVACVGADTNHVDSFRQTLGSFSNFARDASYPYGSGGPNSIFAFITANYMRTYGARREDFGRICVDQRTNALGNPNAMFKKALTLDEYMAARPISDPIHLFDCVMPCAGADAFLVMSEERARDLGLPHAVIRGAIERHNAYAEDPVMVQGGWRMDRDDLYAQAGVQPAQLDFVQTYDDYPVIVMMQFEDLGFCEKGEGPAFVQAHTMTFDGSFPNNTSGGQLSAGQAGAAGGFLGMVEAIRQLTGQAGKRAVPDAQLGLVAGFGMVTYDRCLCTGAVILGRPA; this is encoded by the coding sequence ATGACCAGGCAACGGCTCTCCTACGAAGGCGTTGCGGTCGCCGTGCCCATCACGGTGCCCTACGTGCGTTATTCCACCCGCACCGCGCACTGGTTCATCGGCCAGGCCATCGAGGCGCTGGTCGAATCCAGCGGCGTTGCCAAGGAACAGATCGACGGCCTGTGCCTCAGCAGCTTCTCGCTCGCGCCCGACACGGCCGTGGGCGTCACTCAGCACTTGGGGCTTTCGCCGCGCTGGCTCGACCACGTGCCCACCGGCGGTGCCTCGGGCGTGATGTGCCTGCGCCGCGCCGCGCGCGCCGTGCAGGCGGGCGATGCCGACATCGTCGCCTGCGTGGGCGCCGACACCAACCATGTCGACTCCTTCCGCCAGACGCTCGGCAGCTTCAGCAACTTTGCGCGCGATGCGAGCTACCCCTACGGCTCGGGCGGACCGAACTCGATCTTCGCGTTCATCACCGCCAACTACATGCGCACCTACGGCGCCAGGCGCGAAGACTTCGGCCGCATCTGCGTGGACCAGCGCACCAATGCGCTCGGCAATCCGAATGCGATGTTCAAGAAGGCGCTGACGCTGGACGAATACATGGCTGCGCGGCCGATCTCCGACCCCATCCACCTCTTCGACTGCGTGATGCCCTGCGCCGGCGCCGACGCCTTCCTGGTGATGAGCGAGGAGCGCGCGCGCGACCTGGGCCTGCCGCACGCGGTGATCCGCGGCGCCATCGAGCGCCATAACGCCTATGCCGAAGACCCGGTGATGGTGCAGGGCGGCTGGCGCATGGACCGCGACGACCTGTATGCACAGGCCGGCGTCCAGCCCGCACAACTCGACTTCGTGCAGACCTACGACGACTACCCCGTCATCGTGATGATGCAGTTCGAAGACCTGGGCTTCTGCGAGAAGGGTGAGGGCCCCGCCTTCGTGCAGGCCCACACGATGACTTTCGACGGCAGCTTTCCGAACAACACGAGCGGTGGGCAGCTTTCAGCCGGGCAGGCCGGCGCGGCAGGCGGTTTCCTCGGCATGGTCGAGGCGATCCGCCAGCTGACCGGCCAAGCCGGCAAGCGCGCGGTACCCGACGCGCAGCTGGGCCTCGTTGCGGGCTTCGGCATGGTGACCTACGACCGATGCCTGTGCACAGGCGCGGTCATCCTGGGGAGACCCGCATGA
- a CDS encoding aromatic ring-hydroxylating dioxygenase subunit alpha: MPSYRDNPEAVRALVQNDRVHRDLYTSQELFELEQEHFFANTWNYVGHESQLPKPGDWISNEIAGRPLIVVRHTDGSVRAMMNRCAHKGSRLVSAPCGNTGKFFRCPYHAWTFKTDGSLLAIPLKTGYENTALHECESAKGLTTLKHVRSHRGFIFVKINDAGPDFDEYFGDSLSSIDNMADRSPEGELEIAGGCLRFMHQCNWKMFVENLNDTMHPMVAHESSAGTAKRMWADKPADEPKPMAVEQFVPFMSDYKFFEDMGIRTYDHGHSFTGVHFSIHSKYKAIPEYDDAMKARYGEEKTAQILGMARHNTVYYPNLTIKGAIQAIRVVKPISADKTLIESWTFRLKGAPPELLQRTTMYNRLINSPFSVVGHDDLQAYRGMQAGLHASGNEWVSLHRDYDPSELKGGEITTGGTNELPMRNQYRSWVQRMTETM, encoded by the coding sequence ATGCCTTCGTACCGAGACAACCCCGAAGCCGTGCGCGCACTCGTGCAGAACGACCGCGTGCACCGCGACCTGTACACCAGCCAGGAACTCTTCGAGTTGGAACAGGAGCACTTCTTCGCCAACACCTGGAACTACGTCGGGCACGAGAGCCAGCTGCCCAAGCCCGGCGACTGGATCAGCAACGAAATTGCCGGCCGTCCGCTGATCGTCGTGCGCCACACCGACGGCAGCGTGCGCGCAATGATGAACCGCTGCGCCCACAAGGGTTCGCGCCTGGTGAGCGCACCGTGCGGCAACACCGGCAAGTTCTTTCGCTGCCCGTACCACGCATGGACCTTCAAGACCGACGGCTCGCTGCTGGCGATTCCGCTGAAGACCGGTTACGAGAACACGGCGCTGCACGAGTGCGAGTCGGCCAAGGGCCTTACCACGCTGAAGCATGTGCGCAGCCACCGCGGCTTCATCTTCGTGAAGATCAACGATGCGGGACCCGACTTCGACGAGTACTTCGGTGATTCGCTGAGCTCCATCGACAACATGGCCGACCGCTCGCCCGAAGGCGAGCTCGAGATTGCCGGCGGTTGCCTGCGTTTCATGCATCAGTGCAACTGGAAGATGTTCGTCGAGAACCTCAACGACACGATGCACCCCATGGTGGCGCACGAATCGTCGGCCGGCACTGCAAAGCGCATGTGGGCCGACAAGCCCGCCGACGAGCCCAAGCCCATGGCCGTGGAGCAGTTCGTGCCTTTCATGTCCGACTACAAGTTCTTCGAGGACATGGGCATTCGCACCTACGACCACGGCCACAGCTTCACGGGCGTGCACTTCAGCATCCACAGCAAGTACAAGGCAATTCCCGAGTACGACGACGCCATGAAGGCGCGCTACGGCGAAGAGAAGACCGCGCAGATCCTCGGCATGGCGCGGCACAACACCGTGTACTACCCGAACCTCACCATCAAGGGTGCGATCCAGGCAATCCGCGTGGTGAAGCCGATCTCTGCCGACAAGACGCTGATCGAGAGCTGGACCTTCCGCCTGAAGGGTGCGCCGCCCGAGCTGCTGCAGCGCACCACCATGTACAACCGGCTCATCAACTCGCCGTTCTCGGTGGTCGGGCATGACGACCTGCAGGCCTACCGCGGCATGCAGGCCGGGCTGCACGCGAGCGGCAACGAGTGGGTCAGCCTGCATCGCGACTACGACCCGTCGGAGCTGAAGGGCGGCGAGATCACCACGGGCGGCACCAACGAACTGCCGATGCGCAACCAGTACCGCAGTTGGGTGCAGCGCATGACGGAGACGATGTGA
- a CDS encoding aromatic-ring-hydroxylating dioxygenase subunit beta has product MAGTDITRQDLIDFVVNEARLLDTRRYEEWNALFTDDAFYWVPLVPDQEDGLNHTSHLYEDKLLRELRIERLKSPRAFSQQPPSRCHHLLQLPVVETFDAEGNRFVVRTEFHYTESQGDELQFYVGTFFHYLTVQDGALRMTLKRVNLLNCDAALPAVQLFI; this is encoded by the coding sequence ATGGCCGGCACCGATATCACTCGCCAGGACTTGATCGACTTCGTCGTGAACGAAGCGCGCCTGCTCGACACGCGCCGCTATGAGGAGTGGAACGCGCTCTTCACCGACGACGCCTTCTACTGGGTGCCCCTCGTGCCCGACCAGGAAGACGGGCTCAACCACACCTCGCATCTTTACGAAGACAAGCTGCTGCGCGAACTGCGCATCGAGCGCCTCAAGAGCCCGCGTGCCTTTTCGCAGCAGCCGCCGAGCCGCTGCCACCACTTGCTGCAGTTGCCGGTGGTCGAGACTTTCGACGCCGAAGGCAACCGCTTCGTGGTGCGCACCGAGTTCCACTACACCGAATCGCAGGGCGACGAACTGCAGTTCTACGTCGGCACCTTCTTCCACTACCTCACGGTGCAAGATGGCGCGCTGCGCATGACGCTCAAGCGCGTGAACCTGCTCAACTGCGACGCGGCGCTGCCCGCCGTGCAGCTCTTCATCTAG